Sequence from the Sciurus carolinensis chromosome 1, mSciCar1.2, whole genome shotgun sequence genome:
GGTATACCAGGTCATATATAGATATTACATCATTTAACCCTGAACACAGCTCTATGAGGTAGGAGCCACTGTCTCccttttccagatgagaaaacagaggctcagagaggttaagtcacttgctCATGATTGTTCAGCAAATTAAAAGCACAGacaggattcaaatccagttcAGTTCAAAGCCCACCTTTCTCCCCTACTGGCCTACATAGCCCGTGTGATGGCCAATGAGCAACCTCAACCGGACAGGTCCACCCGGCAACCGAGAGGAGTGTGTCGATGAGCTTTGCCCAGCCTCCCACACACACCTTCCAGCtaccccacaaaaacaaaacaaaacagttacCCTAAACCTCGGCCTCTCTGTCCCTCAAAAAGGGAAGGCATTGTGGAACCGAAGGACCAGGTGGGCTGCAGAGAGACAGGGGTCTGAACGGGAGACAGGTGCTAGGATTTTATACTGGGTCATCCAAGGTGGAAAACTGGGTCCTTGTCCCCAAGGCCAATTCAAtcatgaggacatggttttgagaaaaaggaaaaagaaggtttattgttttgctagcaaaggagaagcacaggggactcctgccCCCAGGCTGAGGTTCTGCCATCAGAGGGAGCAGGGGACTTTTCAAGAGGTGATTCCGAGGCCACATTCCACCTGTTCTCGATTCTCCTGTTGGGTCGGGAGATcatcatttctgagatcttcaggtgccatccctgaagtctgaattactttgttcAAAGATTGACAACTCTGCCTAGGATTGGGAAGGAAGGTAattctgtttcccctgagatgagagagagggagagattagggagcagcagggagagaggaaaggaaaagaacgcatccatttttaaagtaagtctcagtggcagagcagcaagggctagatccaaagcataaagtggaccacggTTACACAGGATTTGGAAAAAGGGGGCGTGTCATTATATTGATCTGTTAGAAAGATGTGGCAGCACCGGGATGAATATGGGAAATGgagagtgggggcagggagggcaaAACCAGAGACAAGCGACAAGTACAGGAGCCACAGCCGTTGtccaggctggaggctggaggctggaggcccagTCCAGACAGAAGCAaagaggcaggcaggggagggtggATACTCAAAGGTGTCTGCTGTTTgatagagaaggaagaggaggaagagagccGGAAGGCggtggaggagggagcagggaccTAGGTGATGTGGTCTCACAGCAGAGCTTGCAAGGTGCCAGACGGGTCCTAGGTGAAAGGTACGCAGAGTGTGGCGACCGGTTGGATTTGAGGATGAAGCGCGGAGAGAAAGGAATGAGGAGCTGCAGGCGGATCCTCTGGTTCCTGGTCCCGGCAGCTGTTGGGACCATTTTACTAAATATGGCAGGTAACCCAGGAGGTCCACGTGGAGGAGGACTCACCCCGGGTTCTCTGTCCTTCTCAGCACcttggagggaagcagagagaatacGAGTTCCTTGGCCTGACCCCCGACACGGAGTTCCTGGGGACCATCACGATTTTGGTTCCAACCTGGTCCAAGGAGAGCGCCCCCTACGTGTGCCGGGTGAAGACGCTGCCGGGTGAGTGCCCCAGAGGAGGGGTCCCGAACCCGGCTCTTaaccccactcctccctccctgcaaGCACGGCCAGGCTGGGCAGCGCTCTGGAAGCCCGGGAAGGGTGACGAGTGTACCATGAAGGCCCGTTGTTCACCCACGACGGAGCGAACAGCTGGGCTGTCACCACGAATGCTGAACCCCTCCCTCAGCCTGGGTCTGAATTTCCTCTCGGCTGGCTTGTGTGCACCCCGGCCACCACACTCACCCCACTACCAACCCCAGGGATTACACTGGGTCAAAATCTGCAGGGAGAGAACAGAGAAGACAAAAGGATCCCCCAGTATCTCCCCAAAACACAGAATAAGGACAATGATGACGGTGAGCATTTCTGCAGCATTAACAAGGGACCGGGCACTAGTAAGCACAGTCCTCCTGAGCAGTCTGAAGCACGTAATGTTATCATCCTCATTgtatagaagaggaaactgaggttcagagtggTTAAGTAActggcccaaagtcacacaggcaGTGAGGGGTGGGGAAGCAGAGCGTTGCTTCAAGCTGCAAGGTTAGATGGTGAGAGGGATAGCAGTGGATTGGATGGACCGGGAAAAACCGTCCCTCCTGACCATCGTGTTCAGATTAGTGATAGGAGGTGATCTCCATTCCAACTGTGCCAACCTCCAGAGCAGGGTTTAGTTTGAGAGCTGGACAGAGCATTTGGCCCTGGGAGGCAACGGTTCCCATCCTCAGCTGCGTTTGGAAGCTGCCCTCAGCAGTTTCCCTGAGAGCCCATGGAGACTGGTTTCTCCACCTGAACCCCAGTGGTTCCTTTGCAGAGGAGATATGCCCGAGGCTCAGCCAGCTCTGACCACTTACATGGGGCACGTCCTTCCTGGGCAAGGGTCCCAGGGAGACCAGAATAGAACTTGGCAAGAGGGACCTAGAAAAAGGAAGCCAGCTTTATGGGCACCAAGCTGGGGTGTATGTACGACGGAGACTCTCTCCCCAGCTGTACTAGACACACCACGCCCACTCACTCCTGGCCCACCCCGCCCTGCCCTGGTTTCCCTTTCTGTCGGTCTGTCCttacatgatctcactcatgatGTGACAccaatttttttctaagatgGTAGTGGAtgggggatacagctcagtgacaTTTATTGTTACCCAGTTTTATGTCAAATgctttgcatatattatttaatctttaaaataaccCTGCAAGTTGGGCAGTAcagttcccattttacagaagagggaCTCTGGCTCAGAGAGGCGCATTGGCTGGTCCAAGACCACACAGCTGCTCAGTAAACCTAGGTAGGTTCATCAGAAGCCTGGGATCTAACCCTAACCTTGAACTTGGTTTATGAGTCGTCCCCTAAACACTTATTCCCTTTACTTCCACTTCAAAGTGATGGACTGACCTCGCTTTTAACCTAGTGTTCTAGAGTCTGCTTAACCCCAGAGCCCAGAATCTCCACTTCATTTCTTCTCAGGATGTCTGGGAGGGTCACAGAGCATGGTCCCAGCATTTTGGTGCTGGATAGTGGTCTCAGGTTCATGTCACCCCAGCTCTtaattttacaggtgaggaaacagaggcatcGTTGAGTAATGGCTGCGAGGGTGAGCTTTGGAGTCCTACATGCCTGTCTTGGCTTCTCCACTGAggagctgtgtggccttgggcaagtcacttaatctctctgagaTTCAGTTTTGTTATCTGTTAGAAGCACCTGAATCCCTCTGTGTGGCTTTAACGATTTCCTGGCATAACTCGGAGAGCACCCAGCACACTGCATGGCTCATGGGAAGTGTTACACTGCCACTGGCAACTGCAATGAGTAAATGGTAGACCAGAGAGGGTCATGTTGCAGGAAGGAAGCTCAGCATATCAATGGCGGAGCCAGACCTCTAATTCCCCACACTCCTTACTGTCAGCCTGGTGTTATTAATCCGTCCTGCCTCCCCCTGGGTGAAACGGCACGTGGAAAATGTATCAGGCCAGGGAATGTTCCAAGGCCCTCTACTGTCCCGGGACAAGAAGCAGGGGTTTCCAATGACATTAGGTATGTCACGTAGGGATATCCAGGTCATGTCTCCTCCCGGGAGCAGCAATGGGGGTATCATGTGACAGGTGACAGGGCATCAGCTATGGAGGCTGACCCAGAGGCCGAGCCGCACCGGCTGGAGGAGCGAGGAGTGGCTGCAGTGGAGGCTCGGAGAGTCCCAGGGGCTCCTGGCGATGAACAGCCCAAGCCAAGGCCACAGGGCTCGGGAAGAAAAGGAGGGTGGCTTGGAGGGTCAGACCCCTGGGGAGTGCAAATCTGGTGTTCAAAACCCGCCAACCACCTCTTCTTCCCCCGGGTCCTTCACGAGTCCCAGGTCTGTTGATGGGCAGCGTCACACCACGAGCTGGCTGTGCCTGTCCCAAAGACGCCGGGCCGCAGAGAGAGCCACCGGAGCCCCCAGCTGTCCCTGTCCTTGCCTTTTAGAAGGGGCGATGCTTTCCCAGGCCCCCTTCCTGAGCAGGCTCTTCCTGAGGCTTGCTGGTAGGGAGGCCGAGGACAGGCCCTCCTGCTGTCCTTTCTTacctctctcctcctctggtTCCTGCTGGCAGTGGTGTGGGGGGGTGGGCAGGACTGCCCTAGACCCAGGCGGGAGGGGCCCTGCACCCTGCCCTCTAGGTGGCCCTGCTCTGGTGCCCACCCCCAGCCATGCCCCTCCCACCAGAGAAAGAGGCCATGCAGCCAGAGGGTCAGTTCCACCTGGAGCCCGTGGTCTCCCTTCTGAACCCCATCCTGAGTCCCGGGGCCCTGAACTTCCTGTACGAGCGCCCAGCCTGCATGCTGCCTCGGGAGCCCTCTTCCTTGGGTCCTTCCTTGGGGGCAGACACTTGCTCGTGTGCAGACCTCTGGCCTAAAGGTGGCTGATGTGGGGGCACCGATGCACTTGGCCTCCAATGCCAGGCTGGGGCCCGGGGGGCTTTCACCCCTGCCTCAGACGGTCCTCAAGAGGCAAGGACTCTGAATTCGAACCTGGCTTTCCCGGCTTGCTTGGAAAGCACAGGTTTCAAGGTGGGAGCGAAGGAcgcttttttttcctattgtaaaGACATGTTTGTAGAGTCCAGCTACCTGGATGTGGCCTTCTGCCTGTGAGCTGGCCCCAGCCCTGTGGATACGGAAGGCCGCAGTCCGACCTGGCCGGACCCCAGCCTCACTTCCCTCTCGGCTGCTCTCTCACCAGATCGGACGTGGGCCTACTCCTTCTCAGGCGCCATACTGTTCTCCATGGGCTTCTTGGTGGCTGTGCTCTGCTACCTGAGCTACCGATATGTCACCAAGCTGCCTGTGCCTCCCAACTCCCTGGTGAGTTGGTCCACCTGGGGCAGGAGAGAGGCGGGGGCGGGTCCTAGATCTCCAGAGGGCATGGCGGGCATGGCGACCCTGGCTCTCCCCACGGAGTCCCTGGAGCAGAGCCAGCCACACCCACTGTAGCTAAGGCAGGGTGGACGGAGGTCTGGGAGGCGGGAGAGGGCAGCAGGGGCCGGGAATGGCGGACACAGCCTGGGAAACCCTTGGGCCTGAGAGCATCCAGGCCAGGAGGGGGACCCAGGAAAGGGAGCAGCAGGGCCGAGCAGTGGCCGCCCGAGGGGGCTGTGGAGCTCTGGCCCCTGGAAGTGGGCGGCCACGCACTGTCCCTGGGCTCCTATGGCCCATCTTcgctgttttttgtttgtttgtttgtttttgagaagtCAGTATTTCCGATTATAATATGAAATCTCCCCAGTTTTCAAATACTGGCAacgaattttaaaaacatgcagcACCACGTGAGTCAGATCACGGGTCACGTCTGCAGCCCCAGTGGCCCCTCTGCTGTAACGCAAGGGCATTTTGCTTCATGTCAAAGTCCACATGGGCCATTGTCCCCAAGACTCTCCTGGCCTCCCGCTTCCATCCTGCCCTGCCCTGACCCTGCCGATGGCCCCATGAGCCCGGCGGCTCGACACAACCACCTCCCGCAAGCCATCTGGGCCTCCACCTCCTGGATGAGCTACCCCTGGGGAGGTCAGAGCCCAACTGTCCCTCCCGGAGATAACCTGGACGTCAGGCGTGGCCCCCACCAGGCTGGGAGCCCGGGCCTCCTTGGAGGTCTCACCCCAGAATTCTGGGGTCTCTGGGAagtggggctgggaggggggGTATGCAACTAGAAAGGGCCCCAGCTGACCCCCATCCCTCTGCCACCTGGAGGCCCTCGGCCACCCGGTCGGCTTCAGGGGCAGAGGCCCTGCCCTGAGAGGTGGACTGTCCTCGTCCCACACAGAACGTCCAGCGCGTCCTGACGTTCCAGCCGCTGCGTTTCATCCAGGAGCGCGTGCTGATCCCCGTCTTTGAGCTCAGCGGGCCCAGCGGTCTGTCGCAGCCCGTCCAGTACTCCCAGGTGGTGGTCTCCGGGCCCAGGGAGCCCCCAGGAGCCGCACAGCTGCACGGCCCGCCCGAGATCACCTACGTGGGGCAGCCAGACATCTCCGTTCTCCAGCCCGCGAGCGCGACGGCTCACCAGACACTCTCCCCACCGTCCTACGCCCCAGAGGCCACCCCCGAGGTCAGGCCCCTGTCCTACGCTCCTCAGGTAGCCCCTGAAGCTAAAGCCCCACGCTACGCTCCGCAGGCCATCTCTAAGGTCCAGCCTCCTGCCTGCACCCTGCAGACCACTCCAGACAACTTGTCTGCTTCCTACGGGGTGTGCATGAACGGCGCTGGAAAAGACTCCCCCCCGGGGACACTCTTGAGTCCCAAGCACCCCAGGCCTGAAGGACAGCTCCAGAAAGAGGCTCCAGCTGGGAGCTGCCTCCCGGGTGACTTCGCTCTGCAGGGAGTGGCCTCCACGGCCCTGGAGGAGCCCCAAGGGGCAAAGACGTTCCACCAGCCTCTGGGGGTCTGCGCTGACGGAGGCCCTGACCTGAGTGGGGGGCCAGGGACACCAGAGTACCTAAGGGGCcagctctccctcctctcctctgtccAGATCGAGGGCCACCCCGTGTCCCTCCCTTTGCACACTCCTACCCTCTCCTGCTCACCTTCAGATCAGGGACCCAGTCCCTTTGGCCTGCTGGACTCCCTTGTGTGTCCCAAGGACGAGGGTCTGGTGTCCAGGGCTGAGGCCAGGAGCCCAGCCCCTGGGGCCTCAGAGCAGGACCTGCCCACCGAGCTGGGCTCGCTTTTTGAGGCGCTGGCCCTGACTGTGCAGTGGGAGCCCTGAGGGGAGCCGGCGGCTGGGATTCCTTCCCTCCCCGCGCGCCGCCCCTCGGCCATCGacccccacccagccctgctgcACGCTCTGCAGCCGCCCAGGTGGGCGCCCTGGAAAGAACCAGAGGAGGCAGGGCCCCATGGGAGCAGGAGACCATGCTGAGGACGCCGGCCAGAGCAGCCCAGGGCGCAGAGAGGCGTCTGCTCCCCTGTGATCGCCCAAGCGGGAGAGGGCCGCACCGAGTCTGGGTGGAACCGGAATAACTTATACTTCTGCCAAGAGCGGAGGCGGCACGGTGGCAAGACTACAGGGAAGGGCGCGGTCTGGGGTTCGGTCCCCCGGGCCCCCCACCCAGAACCGCACCATGTCCTCTGCTTCATGTCCTTTGCTGGAGGTTTTACCCCAGTGAACTGCAGGTCCAACTGGCAGGAAGCCTCAGGAACCTTTCCTGCAAGCAGGAGTTCCATGCTCTGTCCTGAGAACAGGGTTTGAAAGGAACGTGGGGCCATCTGGACCCTGAAGAGGACATGAAGCAAGTGGTACTTACTTCTCAACTTTGGAGACTCAGCTTTGGGTTCAGCCCATCCGGGTTCAAACTCCCGCCTCACCACTTAGTAGCAGGGTAACTTCAAGTTAACCAATCATTGCTCaacacctcagtttcctcatctgtaaaatggggacaccACCACCTACCCACAGGGTTGTGGCGAGGACGTTGATGTCTGCAGTAGTGCCTGGCATGTGGACCGTGCCCAATGAATGGTAGCCATCTCctgttgtgatttttaaaacaccTGGTGGCACAAGAGTGACTCCCTCAGTTCAAGTTAGACTTCAGATCACCTGGAATTTTGTCAAGGGTTCAGAGGATCCAGATTGCCCCAGGGTTGCTCCAGGCCAGGCCAGAGGGCTGGACTCTCCAGAGTGGACCACGGGCGGCCTACAGGGCCTTCTGGAAACAGCCCAGAGACAAAAGCTGCAGAACCCTCTTCCTGAGGCTGCAGGCAGGTGGTTTCTGCAGCAGTAAATTCCGAGGGCCTCCTCTGCACCCCGTTCCCGGTCTCCAACACGGCCCCCCAGAGCCCAGGCTGCTGGCCGTGGGCTCCTGGCCCTGCAGCAGCTCCCAGGAAGGGAGGGCACCGTCTGTGCTCCAGGAAGGTGCCAGGGCCTCGCTCATCTCAGACACCCTTAcgatgaggaaaccgaggtccagagaagggaagggaccCACGCAGGGTCCCCCGCCCAAGACCCCACTGTGGGGGCGCGACAGTCAGTGTCAAGGCTAGGGCTTTTTGCCTGCTCAGGAGAAGGAACTTCCAAACTTGTCTGGATGCTTGGAGGATGAAACTAATGGGGTGTAGGGAAGGAAGGACCCGCTAAAGGGGTCCCAGAGGAATAAGCAACCCCTGGCCACCCTCCTGCCCCAAACTTTAGGGAAATAGGCCTAAGGTCCAGTTGCCCGGGTGTGACCCTTTCCAGGGTGCCCAGTGTCTCTGCCAccttctcttcctgtccctctccctgcctgGGACAAGGTGACAGACAGCATTGTTCTTATCTGtgtgaaattaatatttaacatCACTGCAGAGTCACTGGCTGGCTATCTCTGTAACAGAGGGGACGAGTCGCCCTCCTGAGAGACTCGGCCCCAACACTGCAAATAAGTCTACTTCCTGTCCCTCGAGGCACCCGTGGCCAAAGGTCAGCTGTCTTTACCTTGTTTACTAGTGAAAAACAAGGGAGCAGCAGCTGGTCGTTCTCACCAGGTCAGTGGTGGGACAGGGAGCCATGGAGGTGGTTTCTGGTGTGGTCGGAGTTGAGGGTTTCGTCTTGTTTtggggggactggggatggaacccagggccttgcacctggTGAGAAAGTGCTGTACCCCTGAGCGACACCCCTGGTCCCCAGAGAGGTTTTTAAATGAAGAGCCACAAGCACCTCTCCCTACTCACAGGACATGTGGGGTGAAAATGGTTCTCGGAGGGAGGAGTCCAGCCATCTGGGGAAAGAGGTGGTTGTCTCCCGTCCGTGGCTCTCCTCAGGCTAACGCAGTCCCCACCGAGGGGGCAAGTTCCAGGATACCCCCGAGGTTCCAGGTCCCAGGCAGCCCAGGGCTATAGAGGAGCTGGAACCAGCAAGAGGACAGGGGGTTCGTGTACCCCGGCAGCTGGCTGGGGCCTTGGCATTCCTGGGAGAACTGGGCTCTGACCCCATTACCCCGAAGCtccacagccctgccctgcccattTTCTAAGGtgtcacctgcctacagtcatgGCAAAGCCAAGCCCAGGAGTAAATGAGTAGTAATACAGAGTTCCTCCTAACCCCTCGGGGAAACGCCCCAGGATCACTAGAGTATCACAGTACTGACCCTAGAGATACTTTTCCCCCATATTTACATACCCATGGtaaagcttaatttataaattagtcaCAGTAAGAGACTA
This genomic interval carries:
- the Il22ra1 gene encoding interleukin-22 receptor subunit alpha-1; the encoded protein is MRTLLTMLVVGSLAAPMAEDAAHLLQHVKFQSINFENILTWDSGPGSAGDTVYSVEYKTYGQSRWLAKAGCQGITRKSCNLTLETGNFTEPYYARVTAISPGGRSATKMTDRFNSLQHTTIKPPDVTCVPKVRSIQMIVHPSPTPIYAGDGHQLTLEEIYDLFYRLELQVNQTYHMHLGGKQREYEFLGLTPDTEFLGTITILVPTWSKESAPYVCRVKTLPDRTWAYSFSGAILFSMGFLVAVLCYLSYRYVTKLPVPPNSLNVQRVLTFQPLRFIQERVLIPVFELSGPSGLSQPVQYSQVVVSGPREPPGAAQLHGPPEITYVGQPDISVLQPASATAHQTLSPPSYAPEATPEVRPLSYAPQVAPEAKAPRYAPQAISKVQPPACTLQTTPDNLSASYGVCMNGAGKDSPPGTLLSPKHPRPEGQLQKEAPAGSCLPGDFALQGVASTALEEPQGAKTFHQPLGVCADGGPDLSGGPGTPEYLRGQLSLLSSVQIEGHPVSLPLHTPTLSCSPSDQGPSPFGLLDSLVCPKDEGLVSRAEARSPAPGASEQDLPTELGSLFEALALTVQWEP